In Azospirillaceae bacterium, a genomic segment contains:
- the hisC gene encoding histidinol-phosphate transaminase codes for MSAPVPNPGILDIHAYVGGEAHAPGAARLIRLASNEGALGPSPKAVAAYKDVADQIHRYPDGGSTALRTGLAQRFGLDRDRIVCGNGSDDVLQLLTRAYAGTGDEVLHSVHGFAIYPISARFAGATPVAAPETNLKTDVDAMLARVTPRTRVVFIANPNNPTGSYLNGQELRRLHAGLPENVLLVIDAAYAEYVDAADYTDGADLVDEFSNVVMTRTFSKIFALGGMRLGWAYCPAAVADVLNRVRGPFNVASSAQAAGLAALEDTEFLENSRRHNAQWREWFVGRVRDLGLVVHPSVANFVLISFAEQAGDRADAEGARQLLKSRGILVRQMGSYGLPHCLRVTIGLEDEMRAVVAGLADWVAGK; via the coding sequence ATGTCCGCACCCGTCCCCAACCCCGGCATTCTCGACATCCATGCCTATGTGGGGGGGGAGGCGCATGCGCCGGGGGCCGCGCGGCTGATCCGCCTGGCCTCCAACGAGGGGGCCCTGGGCCCCAGCCCCAAGGCGGTGGCGGCCTACAAGGATGTCGCGGACCAGATCCACCGCTATCCCGACGGCGGCTCCACGGCGTTGCGCACCGGCCTGGCCCAGCGCTTCGGCCTGGACAGGGATCGCATCGTCTGCGGCAACGGCTCCGACGACGTGTTGCAGCTGCTGACCCGCGCCTACGCCGGCACCGGTGATGAGGTGCTGCACAGCGTCCACGGCTTCGCCATATATCCCATCAGCGCGCGTTTCGCCGGCGCGACGCCGGTGGCGGCACCCGAGACCAACCTGAAGACCGATGTGGATGCCATGCTGGCCCGCGTCACGCCGCGCACCCGCGTCGTCTTCATCGCCAACCCCAACAACCCCACCGGCAGCTACCTGAACGGGCAAGAGTTGCGGCGCCTGCACGCCGGCCTGCCGGAGAACGTGCTGCTGGTCATCGACGCCGCCTATGCCGAATACGTGGACGCGGCCGACTACACCGACGGCGCCGACTTGGTCGATGAATTCAGCAACGTCGTCATGACCCGCACCTTCTCCAAGATCTTCGCGCTGGGCGGCATGCGCCTGGGCTGGGCATACTGCCCGGCGGCGGTGGCCGACGTGCTGAACCGCGTGCGTGGTCCCTTCAACGTGGCGTCCAGCGCCCAGGCCGCCGGCCTGGCGGCGCTGGAGGATACGGAGTTCCTGGAGAACAGCCGCCGCCACAATGCCCAATGGCGGGAATGGTTCGTCGGCCGGGTGCGCGACCTCGGCCTGGTGGTCCACCCGTCCGTTGCCAACTTCGTGCTGATCTCCTTCGCGGAGCAGGCGGGCGACCGCGCCGACGCCGAGGGGGCCCGCCAGTTGCTGAAGTCGCGCGGCATCCTGGTGCGGCAGATGGGGTCCTACGGCCTGCCGCATTGCCTGCGCGTCACCATCGGGCTGGAGGATGAGATGCGGGCCGTGGTGGCGGGCCTGGCCGACTGGGTGGCCGGCAAATGA
- a CDS encoding IS630 family transposase (programmed frameshift), protein MGRPYSMDLRERVVAAVQGGLSRRQAAARFGVSDSAAIRWMKRLNETGDVAPGQMGGHKPKKISGDHHTWLVARCQERPFTLAVLIAELGERGLKVDYRSVWEFVRGQGLTYKKTLVASEQDRPDVAHRRAQWVKHRASVDPSRLVFIDETWTKTNMAPLRGWGPRSERLVGKAPFGHWNTMTFLAALRHDRIEAPWLLNKPVNGQRFQVYVEEVLAPTLSKGDVVIMDNLPSHKAKPVRKAIRDAGAKLIFLPKYSPDMNPIEKFFSKLKHSLREAQPRSIEALCKSIVKTMDTVTPAECSNYFKSCGYGPT, encoded by the exons ATGGGTCGTCCGTATTCAATGGATCTTCGTGAACGGGTAGTGGCCGCAGTTCAGGGGGGCCTGTCGCGGCGTCAGGCGGCGGCTCGGTTCGGTGTGAGCGACAGCGCGGCGATCAGGTGGATGAAGCGCCTGAACGAGACGGGTGACGTCGCCCCTGGTCAGATGGGCGGTCACAAGCCCAAGAAGATATCCGGTGACCATCACACCTGGCTTGTTGCGCGCTGCCAGGAGCGGCCCTTCACCCTGGCCGTCCTGATCGCGGAACTGGGGGAACGCGGCCTGAAGGTCGACTACCGTTCGGTCTGGGAGTTCGTCCGTGGCCAGGGGCTGACTTAT AAAAAGACGCTGGTCGCCAGCGAGCAGGACCGCCCCGACGTTGCCCACCGACGAGCGCAATGGGTGAAGCACCGGGCGTCGGTCGATCCGTCCCGCCTGGTGTTCATCGACGAAACCTGGACCAAAACCAACATGGCGCCACTCCGAGGATGGGGGCCGCGCAGTGAGCGCCTTGTCGGCAAGGCGCCCTTTGGCCATTGGAACACCATGACCTTCCTGGCCGCCCTGCGCCATGACCGCATCGAGGCTCCTTGGCTCTTGAACAAGCCCGTCAACGGCCAGCGCTTCCAGGTCTATGTCGAGGAGGTTCTCGCTCCGACCTTGAGCAAGGGCGATGTCGTCATCATGGACAACCTTCCCTCCCACAAGGCCAAGCCCGTTCGCAAGGCCATCCGCGACGCCGGCGCTAAGTTAATCTTCTTACCAAAATACTCCCCGGACATGAACCCCATCGAGAAGTTCTTCTCCAAGCTCAAGCATTCTTTGCGTGAGGCCCAGCCACGATCTATCGAGGCCCTCTGCAAGAGCATCGTAAAGACCATG
- a CDS encoding prephenate/arogenate dehydrogenase family protein, which produces MSAPLYNRVCIIGLGLIGSSLLRCLMDDRSLAVEVVASDRSDTVCARVAELGIADRVESDAAKAVAGADLVILCTPVGAYADVAALIGPHLAPGSTLSDVGSVKQAVVRDVGPHVPDGVHFVPGHPLAGTEHSGPDAGFKELFRGRWLILTPPPGTDTDAVDRLGQLWAACGSQIEVMDASHHDQVLAITSHLPHLIAYTIVGTATDLEETTKSEVIRFSASGFRDFTRIAASDPVMWRDIFLNNREAVLEMIQRFTEDLTALQRAIRWGEGDKLLELFTRTRAIRRSIIDAKQA; this is translated from the coding sequence ATGAGCGCGCCGCTTTACAACCGCGTCTGCATCATTGGGCTGGGGCTCATCGGCTCCTCCCTGCTTCGCTGCCTGATGGACGACCGTTCGCTGGCGGTTGAGGTGGTGGCCAGCGACCGGTCGGATACCGTCTGCGCCCGCGTGGCGGAACTGGGCATCGCCGACCGGGTGGAGAGCGACGCTGCCAAGGCGGTGGCCGGCGCCGACCTGGTGATCCTGTGCACGCCCGTGGGCGCCTATGCCGACGTGGCGGCGCTGATCGGCCCGCATCTGGCGCCGGGCAGCACGCTCAGCGACGTCGGTTCCGTCAAGCAGGCGGTGGTGCGCGACGTCGGCCCCCATGTGCCGGACGGCGTGCATTTCGTCCCCGGCCATCCCCTGGCCGGCACCGAACACTCCGGCCCCGACGCCGGCTTCAAGGAACTGTTCCGTGGCCGCTGGCTGATCCTGACGCCGCCGCCCGGTACCGACACCGATGCCGTGGACCGGCTGGGCCAACTGTGGGCCGCCTGCGGTTCACAGATCGAGGTCATGGACGCCAGCCACCATGACCAGGTTCTGGCCATCACCAGCCATCTGCCGCACCTGATCGCCTACACCATCGTCGGCACCGCCACCGACCTGGAAGAGACGACGAAGTCCGAGGTCATCCGTTTCTCCGCCTCGGGTTTCCGCGACTTCACCCGCATCGCGGCGTCCGATCCCGTCATGTGGCGCGACATCTTCCTGAACAACCGCGAGGCGGTGCTGGAGATGATCCAGCGCTTCACCGAGGACCTGACCGCCCTGCAACGCGCCATCCGTTGGGGCGAGGGCGACAAGCTGTTGGAGCTGTTCACCCGCACCCGCGCCATCCGCCGCTCCATCATCGACGCCAAGCAGGCTTGA
- a CDS encoding chorismate mutase, which yields MPPASPSLDALRREIDEIDAAIHDLIMRRGRVVERMAHSKAGAKVFIRPGREASILRRLIGRHQGAVPVAAIVRIWREMIAAMTLIQGPFAVAVYAPGDDRGLWDIARDHYGTVTPLTPVNTTQGVLRALADGSATVGVVPVPQEEETDPWWRFLISDDTKTPKIIGRLPFTARPGGQREGGDALILGAVPLEATGQDHTLLGVELAQDMSRGRLKDMMEAASLPVGWFRIFHQPGGGGSVHLIEVEDYVDGNDARLAALAEKLGDALVRVLPVGAYALPVSLEPSRKA from the coding sequence ATGCCCCCCGCCAGCCCTTCGCTCGACGCCCTGCGCCGTGAAATCGATGAAATCGATGCGGCCATCCACGATTTGATCATGCGGCGCGGCCGGGTGGTGGAGCGCATGGCCCATTCCAAGGCCGGCGCCAAGGTCTTCATCCGCCCGGGCCGTGAGGCCAGCATCCTGCGCCGCCTGATCGGCCGCCACCAGGGTGCCGTGCCGGTGGCCGCCATCGTGCGCATCTGGCGTGAAATGATCGCCGCCATGACCCTGATCCAGGGCCCGTTCGCGGTGGCGGTCTACGCCCCCGGCGACGACCGCGGCCTGTGGGACATCGCCCGCGACCATTACGGCACCGTCACCCCGCTGACCCCGGTGAACACCACCCAGGGCGTGCTGCGCGCCCTGGCGGACGGCAGCGCCACCGTCGGTGTCGTGCCCGTGCCGCAGGAGGAGGAGACCGACCCCTGGTGGCGTTTCCTCATCAGCGATGACACCAAGACGCCCAAGATCATCGGCCGCTTGCCCTTCACCGCCCGCCCCGGCGGCCAGCGTGAGGGCGGCGACGCCCTGATCCTGGGCGCCGTCCCGCTGGAGGCGACGGGCCAGGACCACACCCTGCTGGGCGTGGAACTGGCGCAGGACATGAGCCGCGGCCGCCTGAAGGACATGATGGAGGCCGCCAGCCTGCCCGTGGGCTGGTTCCGCATCTTCCACCAGCCGGGTGGTGGCGGGTCCGTCCACCTGATCGAGGTGGAGGATTACGTGGATGGCAACGACGCCCGCCTGGCCGCGCTGGCGGAGAAGCTGGGCGACGCCCTGGTGCGTGTCCTGCCCGTGGGCGCCTATGCCCTGCCCGTGTCGCTGGAGCCGTCGCGCAAGGCCTGA